Proteins encoded by one window of Verrucomicrobiia bacterium:
- a CDS encoding Fic family protein, whose amino-acid sequence MHPFQPESLPPSDLDLVALMPWAGRANRAVATLEGLFYGLPNPELLLSPLTTQEAVLSSRIEGTQADLEDVLKFEAGEEPADPSRREDIDEIRNYRQGLTLSSELLKDRPFCLNTLLRLHDVLMDSVRGHSKGRGKIRTGQNWIGAPGAPIEQAVFVPPSPLDLQDHLNRWEAYWHADAPDPLIQLAILHAQFEILHPFNDGNGRLGRMIIPVFLFEKRILSRPCFYLSAYLEARREEYIARLRALGAPGSWTAWCAFFLEGIAVQADANTRKAREIQDLYERLKKQILELTHSQFAVPLLDGMFEHPIFRSSDLARRKDMPSAPMVAHLLKTLRQSGVLHTVREGAGRRPHVLALAELINLCEGRKVL is encoded by the coding sequence ATGCACCCTTTTCAACCCGAGTCACTTCCGCCATCCGACCTCGATCTGGTGGCGCTGATGCCTTGGGCGGGGCGGGCCAATCGCGCCGTTGCCACCTTGGAAGGCCTGTTTTACGGCCTGCCCAATCCCGAGCTGTTGCTCTCGCCGCTGACGACCCAGGAAGCCGTCCTTTCCTCCCGCATCGAGGGCACCCAGGCGGATCTCGAAGACGTCCTCAAATTTGAAGCAGGCGAAGAGCCGGCCGATCCGTCGCGCCGCGAAGACATTGATGAGATCAGGAATTATCGGCAAGGGCTTACGCTTTCCAGCGAGCTTTTGAAGGACCGGCCCTTCTGCCTGAACACCCTGCTCCGGCTCCACGATGTCCTCATGGACAGCGTCCGCGGGCACAGCAAAGGCCGCGGAAAAATACGCACGGGCCAGAACTGGATCGGCGCTCCCGGCGCTCCCATCGAGCAGGCCGTCTTCGTCCCACCCTCGCCCCTCGACCTGCAGGATCATCTGAACCGCTGGGAAGCCTACTGGCATGCCGATGCTCCGGATCCATTGATCCAACTGGCCATCCTCCACGCCCAGTTTGAAATCCTTCATCCGTTCAACGATGGCAATGGCCGGCTTGGGCGGATGATCATTCCGGTTTTCCTCTTCGAGAAGAGGATCCTCAGTCGGCCATGCTTCTACCTGTCGGCGTACCTGGAAGCGCGGCGTGAGGAGTACATCGCCAGACTTCGGGCGCTTGGGGCACCGGGAAGCTGGACCGCATGGTGTGCCTTTTTCCTCGAGGGCATCGCCGTCCAGGCCGATGCCAACACCCGCAAAGCACGGGAGATTCAGGACCTCTACGAGCGCCTGAAGAAGCAGATCCTGGAGCTGACGCATTCCCAGTTCGCCGTTCCGCTGCTCGATGGGATGTTTGAACATCCGATCTTCCGCAGCAGTGATCTTGCCCGCCGCAAAGACATGCCCAGTGCTCCCATGGTGGCCCACCTGCTGAAGACACTACGACAGAGTGGGGTGCTGCATACGGTTCGGGAGGGAGCCGGGCGCCGACCCCATGTGCTCGCGCTGGCCGAACTCATCAATCTGTGTGAAGGCCGGAAGGTTCTGTGA
- a CDS encoding LamG domain-containing protein: MSLLPRWSAMVGTMALAVLLAGCANRPAFSSRDPELRRALTFHASFDRGTDADYALGDGWLYHVPAMDQWQETRPGLPSGTAIRVVPEAGKFGGALQFLERTNPVIFYKAEGNVPWSARNWGGTVSFWLRTDLGSLPEGFNDPVQITPRRWNDAAFFVEFEKRSNNIPFRLGAYADFNVWNPRNRRWEDIPPAERPLVTIPGPPFSADRWTHVAFTWERFNTGQPDGVATLYLDGAQVGRLSPRTQTFTWDSGTPRLLVGLGYLGWFDDLAVFNRALTQSEIQQVRRLPRGIRSILQP, encoded by the coding sequence ATGTCCTTGCTCCCGAGATGGTCGGCGATGGTGGGTACGATGGCCCTGGCGGTCCTGCTGGCGGGTTGTGCCAACCGGCCGGCCTTCTCGAGCCGGGATCCCGAATTGCGTCGGGCGCTGACCTTTCATGCCTCGTTCGATCGGGGCACCGACGCCGATTACGCATTGGGCGACGGGTGGCTGTATCACGTTCCCGCGATGGACCAGTGGCAGGAGACCCGGCCCGGGCTGCCTTCAGGCACGGCGATCCGGGTGGTGCCCGAAGCCGGCAAGTTCGGCGGTGCTCTCCAGTTCCTCGAACGGACCAACCCGGTGATCTTCTACAAAGCCGAAGGCAACGTGCCCTGGAGCGCCCGCAACTGGGGCGGCACGGTCTCGTTCTGGCTGCGGACCGATCTGGGCAGTCTGCCGGAAGGCTTCAATGACCCGGTGCAGATCACGCCGCGCCGATGGAACGACGCCGCGTTCTTCGTCGAGTTCGAGAAGCGCAGCAACAACATCCCATTCCGGCTGGGAGCCTACGCCGATTTCAACGTGTGGAACCCGCGCAACCGGCGGTGGGAGGACATTCCCCCGGCGGAACGACCGCTGGTGACCATCCCCGGGCCGCCGTTCAGCGCCGACCGCTGGACCCACGTGGCCTTCACCTGGGAACGCTTCAACACCGGCCAGCCCGATGGCGTCGCCACCCTGTACCTCGACGGCGCCCAGGTCGGACGCTTGTCGCCGCGCACCCAGACCTTCACCTGGGATTCGGGAACGCCGCGGCTCCTGGTGGGGCTCGGGTATCTCGGGTGGTTCGATGACCTGGCGGTGTTCAACCGGGCGCTGACCCAGAGCGAGATTCAGCAGGTGCGCCGGTTGCCCCGTGGCATTCGGTCAATTCTGCAACCGTAG